A window of the Streptomyces luomodiensis genome harbors these coding sequences:
- a CDS encoding alpha/beta hydrolase, which yields MFMMDDTNEERKGATRRTALRGLGLAVGGMALATGLGTSPAAAAPRRGLATYVLVHGTHSAGAFWMPIARELVLRGHRVVMVDQPRHGAEAFVAESYQRQDLTAMAVEPSPLKGLGLDDYEARVTGIVRQAARNGPVVLVGHSLGGVSVSRVGDAVPHLLHHICYMAAFCPSRVLPTADACTAAPENANAVSPVELTVGDPDRLGVLRLNFRTGVSGELALLKEMICADYPDADFRRILAGMQTDEPVAAYAGRAVGRAANWGRIPRTYLRFGRDRTIATALQDRMIAEADASTPGNSFRVHDFPGASHVGPLDPTPVADVLDTLAGQGG from the coding sequence GATGGATGACACGAACGAAGAACGAAAAGGTGCCACCCGGCGGACGGCGCTGCGTGGGCTGGGACTCGCGGTGGGAGGCATGGCGCTGGCCACCGGGCTCGGAACCTCGCCGGCCGCGGCGGCCCCGCGTCGCGGGCTCGCAACTTACGTGCTGGTGCACGGTACCCACAGCGCCGGCGCGTTCTGGATGCCGATTGCGCGGGAACTGGTGCTGCGCGGCCACCGCGTCGTCATGGTGGACCAGCCGCGGCACGGCGCGGAGGCTTTCGTGGCGGAGTCGTACCAGCGGCAGGACCTCACAGCAATGGCGGTCGAGCCCTCCCCGCTGAAGGGCCTCGGGCTGGACGACTACGAGGCGCGCGTCACGGGCATCGTGCGGCAGGCCGCACGGAACGGCCCGGTGGTGCTGGTCGGGCACAGCCTGGGTGGCGTGTCGGTCAGCCGTGTCGGCGACGCCGTCCCGCACCTGCTTCACCACATCTGCTACATGGCTGCCTTCTGTCCCAGCCGCGTCCTGCCCACGGCGGACGCCTGCACGGCGGCACCCGAGAACGCGAACGCCGTCAGCCCGGTGGAGCTGACGGTGGGTGACCCGGACCGGCTCGGGGTACTGCGGCTGAACTTCCGTACGGGTGTCAGCGGTGAGTTGGCCCTCCTGAAGGAGATGATCTGCGCGGACTACCCCGACGCCGACTTCCGCCGGATACTGGCCGGCATGCAGACCGACGAGCCCGTCGCCGCCTATGCGGGCCGAGCGGTCGGCCGGGCCGCCAACTGGGGACGCATTCCCCGCACGTACCTGCGTTTCGGCAGGGACCGTACGATCGCCACCGCGCTCCAGGACAGAATGATCGCGGAAGCCGACGCGTCCACACCCGGCAACAGCTTCCGCGTGCACGATTTCCCCGGGGCGTCACACGTCGGCCCTCTGGATCCCACCCCGGTCGCGGACGTCCTGGACACGCTCGCAGGGCAGGGGGGCTAG
- a CDS encoding IS5 family transposase (programmed frameshift) produces the protein MVRRHELTDQEWELLAPLIPRAATGRPRVEDRQVVNGMVYKIRTGISWRDLPERYGPWKTVYTRFRRYALDGVFTRALQQIQAHADAAGDIDWLVQIDSTIVRAHQHAAATGRKGGGIGDEPDDHALGRSRGGLTTKIHLACDGKGRPLAILVTPGQRHDSVCARPLLERIRVPRTGLGRPRCKPGQVIADKAYSSRGFRAYLRRRGIAHTIPEKTDQRRHRLRRGGHGGRPPGFDRETYRRRNMIERCFNRLKGFRGIATRYEKTATSYEAAVTLASFLLWARSV, from the exons GTGGTACGTCGTCATGAACTCACTGATCAGGAGTGGGAGTTACTCGCTCCGCTGATACCCCGGGCTGCGACGGGGCGTCCTCGCGTGGAGGACCGGCAGGTCGTCAACGGGATGGTCTACAAGATCCGCACCGGGATCTCCTGGCGTGACTTGCCGGAACGCTACGGGCCGTGGAAGACCGTGTACACCCGCTTCCGCCGCTACGCCCTCGACGGAGTCTTCACACGGGCCCTGCAGCAGATCCAAGCCCACGCCGACGCGGCCGGCGACATCGACTGGCTCGTCCAGATCGACTCCACCATCGTCCGCGCCCACCAGCACGCCGCCGCCACCGGCCGAAAAGGGGGCGGCATCGGC GACGAACCGGACGATCACGCCCTCGGCCGATCCCGAGGCGGGCTGACGACCAAGATTCACCTCGCCTGCGACGGCAAGGGCCGCCCGCTCGCGATCCTGGTGACGCCCGGCCAACGCCACGACAGTGTCTGCGCACGCCCTCTGCTGGAACGGATCCGTGTTCCCCGCACCGGCCTGGGCCGGCCTCGGTGCAAGCCCGGCCAGGTCATCGCAGACAAGGCTTACAGCTCCCGCGGCTTCCGTGCCTACCTGCGAAGACGCGGCATCGCGCACACCATCCCCGAGAAGACCGACCAGCGACGGCACCGGCTGAGACGCGGAGGCCACGGCGGACGACCGCCAGGGTTCGACCGGGAGACCTACCGGCGGCGCAACATGATCGAGCGCTGCTTCAACCGGCTCAAGGGCTTCCGCGGGATCGCCACCAGATACGAGAAGACCGCCACTTCCTACGAAGCGGCGGTCACCCTCGCATCGTTCCTGCTCTGGGCAAGATCCGTTTGA